One segment of Procambarus clarkii isolate CNS0578487 chromosome 1, FALCON_Pclarkii_2.0, whole genome shotgun sequence DNA contains the following:
- the LOC123754389 gene encoding proteoglycan 4-like, which produces MASHWHPTAPRHRPRHPIDPQHRPWHPIPPRHRPRHPTAPRHRPRHPTAPRHRPRPPTAPRHRPRPTTAPRHRPRPRPSTQPRPAPRHSPGPPTQPHWHPTTHRRDTGTRQPIDATLAPDNPSTRHWHPTTPRRDTGTRQPLDATLAPDNPSTRHWHPTTPRRDTGTRQPLDATLAPDNPSTRHWHPTTPRRDTGTRQPLDATLAPDNPSTRHWHPTTPRRDTGTRQPLDATLAPDNPSTRHWHPTTPRRDTGTRQPLDATLAPDNPSTRHWHPTTPRRDTGTRQPLDATLAPDNPSTRHWHPTTPRRDTGTRQPLDATLAPDNPSTRHWHPTTPRRDTGTRQPLDATLAPDNPSTRHWHPTTPRRDTGTRQPLDATLAPDNPSTRHWHPTTPRRDTGTRQPLDATLAPDNPSTRHWHPTTPRHDTGTRQPLDTTLAPDNPSTRHWHPTTPRHDTGTRQPLDTTLAPDNPSTRHRHPTTPRHDTGTRQPLDTTLAPDNPSTQHWHPTTPRHNTGTRQPFNTTLAPDNPSTQHWHPTTPRHNTGTQQPLNTTLAPDNPSTQHRHPTTPRHNTGTQQPLNTTLAPDNPSTQHRHPTTPRHNTGTRQPLDTTLAPDNPSTQHWHPTTPRHNTGTRQPLNTTQAPDNPSTQHWYPTTPQHNTGTRQPLNTTQAPDNPSTQHWHPTTPRHITGTRQPLDTTLAPDNPSTQHRHPTTPRHNTGTRQPLNTTLAPDNPSTQHRHPTTPRHNTGTRQPLNTTLAPDNPSTQHWHPTTPQHNTGTRQPLDTTLAPDNPSTQHWHPTTPQHNTGTRQPLNTTLAPDNPSTQHWHPTTPRHNTGTRQPLNTITWHHHTPPTNPITSFRLYSTAEYKFQTLFNGRVQVFDPTRRPSIGFRPFWMDNNMRTERHKTCNVNEITFTEDSVEELTMTYTSKEQWKSKLMDPENE; this is translated from the exons ATGGCTTCA CACTGGCACCCGACCGCCCCTCGACACAGGCCCCGGCACCCGATTGACCCTCAACACAGGCCCTGGCACCCGATCCCCCCACGACACAGGCCCCGGCACCCGACCGCCCCTCGACACAGGCCCCGGCACCCGACCGCCCCACGACACAGGCCCCGGCCCCCGACCGCCCCTCGACACAGGCCCCGGCCCACGACCGCCCCTCGACACAGGCCCCGGCCCCGCCCCTCGACACAGCCCCGGCCCGCCCCTCGACACAGCCCCGGCCCCCCGACACAGCCCCACTGGCACCCGACAACCCATAGACGCGACACTGGCACCCGACAACCCATAGACGCGACACTGGCACCCGACAACCCCTCGACGCGGCACTGGCACCCGACAACCCCTCGACGCGACACTGGCACCCGACAACCCCTCGACGCGACACTGGCACCCGACAACCCCTCGACGCGACACTGGCACCCGACAACCCCTCGACGCGACACTGGCACCCGACAACCCCTCGACGCGACACTGGCACCCGACAACCCCTCGACGCGACACTGGCACCCGACAACCCCTCGACGCGACACTGGCACCCGACAACCCCTCGACGCGACACTGGCACCCGACAACCCCTCGACGCGACACTGGCACCCGACAACCCCTCGACGCGACACTGGCACCCGACAACCCCTCGACGCGACACTGGCACCCGACAACCCCTCGACGCGACACTGGCACCCGACAACCCCTCGACGCGACACTGGCACCCGACAACCCCTCGACGCGACACTGGCACCCGACAACCCCTCGACGCGACACTGGCACCCGACAACCCCTCGACGCGACACTGGCACCCGACAACCCCTCGACGCGACACTGGCACCCGACAACCCCTCGACGCGACACTGGCACCCGACAACCCCTCGACGCGACACTGGCACCCGACAACCCCTCGACGCGACACTGGCACCCGACAACCCCTCGACGCGACACTGGCACCCGACAACCCCTCGACGCGACACTGGCACCCGACAACCCCTCGACGCGACACTGGCACCCGACAACCCCTCGACGCGACACTGGCACCCGACAACCCCTCGACGCGACACTGGCACCCGACAACCCCTCGACGCGACACTGGCACCCGACAACCCCTCGACGCGACACTGGCACCCGACAACCCCTCGACGCGACACTGGCACCCGACAACCCCTCGACGCGACACTGGCACCCGACAACCCCTCGACACGACACTGGCACCCGACAACCCCTCGACACGACACTGGCACCCGACAACCCCTCGACACGACACTGGCACCCGACAACCCCTCGACACGACACTGGCACCCGACAACCCCTCGACACGACACTGGCACCCGACAACCCCTCGACACGACACTGGCACCCGACAACCCCTCGACACGACACAGGCACCCGACAACCCCTCGACACGACACAGGCACCCGACAACCCCTCGACACAACACTGGCACCCGACaacccctcaacacaacactggCACCCGACAACCCCTCGACACAACACTGGTACCCGACAACCCTTCAACACAACACTGGCACCCGACAACCCCTCGACACAACACTGGCACCCGACAACCCCTCGACACAACACTGGTACCCAACaacccctcaacacaacactggCACCCGACaacccctcaacacaacacaggcACCCGACAACCCCTCGACACAACACTGGTACCCAACaacccctcaacacaacactggCACCCGACaacccctcaacacaacacaggcACCCGACAACCCCTCGACACAACACTGGCACCCGACAACCCCTCGACACAACACTGGCACCCGACAACCCCTCGACACAACACTGGCACCCGACAACCCCTCGACACAACACTGGCACCCGACaacccctcaacacaacacaggcACCCGACAACCCCTCGACACAACACTGGTACCCAACaacccctcaacacaacactggCACCCGACaacccctcaacacaacacaggcACCCGACAACCCCTCGACACAACACTGGCACCCGACAACCCCTCGACACATCACTGGCACCCGACAACCCCTCGACACAACACTGGCACCCGACaacccctcaacacaacacaggcACCCGACAACCCCTCGACACAACACTGGCACCCGACaacccctcaacacaacactggCACCCGACAACCCCTCGACACAACACAGGCACCCGACAACCCCTCGACACAACACTGGCACCCGACaacccctcaacacaacactggCACCCGACAACCCCTCGACACAACACTGGCACCCGACaacccctcaacacaacactggCACCCGACAACCCCTCGACACAACACTGGCACCCGACAACCCCTCGACACAACACTGGCACCCGACaacccctcaacacaacactggCACCCGACaacccctcaacacaacactggCACCCGACaacccctcaacacaacactggCACCCGACAACCCCTCGACACAACACTGGCACCCGACAACCCCTCAACACAATCACATGGCACCACCATACTCCACCAACAAATCCTATTACAA GTTTTAGACTCTACTCAACGGCCGAGTACAAGTTTCAAACCCTATTCAACGGCCGAGTACAGGTTTTTGACCCTACTCGACGGCCGAGTATAGGTTTTAGACCCTTCTGGATG GATAACAATATGAGAACTGAAAGACACAAGACATGCAATGTCAACGAAATCACATTCACTGAGGATTCTGTTGAGGAACTTACAATGACTTACACCTCAAAGGAACAGTGGAAAAGCAAACTTATGGATCCTGAAAACGAGTAA